A genomic window from Flavobacterium azooxidireducens includes:
- the hemF gene encoding oxygen-dependent coproporphyrinogen oxidase yields MKDKFYQYIQNLQNQITSKLEEVDGEAKFREDIWERPEGGGGRTRVIENGKVFEKGGVNISAVHGKLPDSMQQLFNVGEADFFACGLSLVLHPKNPMVPTVHANWRYFEMYDEQGFVIKSWFGGGQDLTPYYLFEEDAIHFHQTCKAACDKHNPDFYQKYKKQCDTYFWNAHRNEARGIGGLFFDYCRESLEFSMEQWYNFVTEVGNSFLESYVPIVQKRVNLPYSDEQRKWQEIRRGRYVEFNLVHDKGTLFGLKTNGRIESILMSLPPHVQWVYDHHPEEGSEEEKLILVLQKPKEWV; encoded by the coding sequence ATGAAAGATAAATTTTATCAATACATTCAAAATCTTCAAAATCAAATTACTTCAAAATTAGAAGAAGTAGATGGAGAAGCCAAATTTAGAGAAGACATTTGGGAACGTCCGGAAGGTGGCGGCGGCCGAACCCGCGTAATTGAAAACGGGAAAGTTTTTGAAAAAGGCGGTGTAAACATATCAGCCGTTCACGGAAAGTTACCCGATTCAATGCAACAATTATTCAATGTTGGCGAAGCCGATTTTTTTGCCTGCGGATTGAGTTTAGTACTTCATCCGAAAAATCCAATGGTGCCAACCGTTCATGCCAACTGGCGGTATTTTGAAATGTATGATGAACAAGGATTTGTTATTAAAAGTTGGTTTGGAGGCGGACAAGATTTAACGCCTTATTATCTTTTTGAAGAAGATGCTATTCATTTTCATCAAACCTGCAAAGCCGCTTGTGACAAACATAATCCGGATTTTTATCAGAAATATAAAAAGCAATGCGACACTTATTTTTGGAATGCTCACAGAAACGAAGCCAGAGGAATTGGCGGATTATTCTTTGATTATTGCAGAGAATCTCTTGAATTTTCAATGGAACAATGGTATAATTTTGTGACCGAAGTTGGCAATAGTTTTCTTGAATCATACGTTCCAATTGTTCAAAAAAGAGTAAATTTACCTTATTCAGACGAACAACGAAAATGGCAGGAAATTCGTCGTGGTCGTTATGTTGAATTTAATTTGGTTCACGATAAAGGAACGCTTTTCGGACTAAAAACCAACGGCAGAATCGAAAGCATTTTGATGAGTTTGCCTCCGCATGTGCAATGGGTGTATGATCATCATCCGGAAGAAGGAAGTGAAGAAGAAAAATTAATTTTGGTGCTGCAAAAGCCAAAAGAATGGGTGTAA
- a CDS encoding site-specific recombinase translates to MPKWFAKKKKKTSVEILKFYFDENRRWTETEDNYDVLVEIVSSIRPKKPKAVVEVDLFDLITFLTENESIANELSTYLTELFSEKKISKILTDAAILQDAAFFHEVKKRAFAKILPFQHPIDSLEYVLSQVFYSDTDPIWINKIPQVQIEELYDLLGFTSIYETIEQNSVLSEIMMSMSLISQRMSGRALESDVLKMVPEYFHYESPFAAFEKELHLIKDGLHEEESIHSITSDSLSYKQLLVLHKQCEEYVEKAFANSSKYGITIHVNQSLLRIRQQLYRLKILLPLLTVDKKIDKKRNSIRLAYKLIKYNCTRNNLRTFIKESTQLLSYEVTQHTAKTGEKYITQSKMEYFKMFNTALGGGFIVGILCIIKVLLSKLHASDFGYAFLYSMNYSIGFIAIYLLGFTLATKQPAMTAAALIRALQEGMKKEDSEEKHQVFAVFFARVFRSQFIAFVGNVIMAFPISLLGIWLIDLAFDYNIAGTKWKTLVTDLSPIHSMAIFHAAIAGCFLFLSGIISGSVANRDKHYEIYQRIKEHPFLKRTFGKVKAEKFAKIYEMKWAGFISNFWFGIFMGTTASVGVFFGLNLDIRHITFASGNLALGLYGSNYTVDTWMIFWGVFGIGVIGLVNFIVSFSLSLGLAFRSRDIPFTELRSITVSIWQHFKRRPFSFFFPTGTNALTQDGGDKTSQNNSH, encoded by the coding sequence ATGCCAAAGTGGTTTGCTAAAAAGAAAAAGAAAACGTCGGTTGAAATCCTCAAATTTTACTTTGATGAAAATCGGCGTTGGACAGAAACCGAAGACAATTATGATGTGTTGGTCGAAATTGTTTCATCCATTCGACCTAAAAAACCTAAAGCGGTTGTTGAAGTTGATTTGTTCGATTTGATAACTTTTTTAACTGAAAATGAATCGATTGCAAATGAACTTTCAACGTATCTAACTGAGTTGTTTTCTGAAAAGAAAATCAGTAAAATATTAACCGATGCTGCCATTTTGCAAGACGCTGCCTTTTTTCATGAAGTTAAAAAAAGAGCTTTTGCTAAAATTTTGCCGTTTCAACATCCAATTGATTCATTAGAATATGTTTTAAGTCAGGTTTTTTACAGCGATACTGATCCGATTTGGATTAACAAAATTCCGCAAGTACAAATTGAAGAATTGTATGATTTGTTGGGATTTACATCGATTTATGAAACAATAGAACAGAATTCTGTTTTATCAGAAATAATGATGTCGATGTCCTTAATTTCTCAACGGATGAGCGGCCGTGCGTTAGAATCGGATGTGTTGAAAATGGTGCCGGAATATTTTCACTATGAAAGTCCGTTTGCCGCTTTTGAAAAGGAATTACATCTCATTAAAGACGGTTTGCACGAGGAAGAAAGCATCCATAGCATTACTTCCGATAGTTTGTCGTATAAACAATTATTGGTTTTGCATAAACAATGCGAAGAATATGTAGAAAAAGCCTTTGCCAATTCATCAAAATACGGAATTACGATTCATGTAAACCAGAGTTTGCTGCGAATTCGTCAACAACTATATCGTTTAAAAATTCTACTTCCATTACTTACAGTTGACAAAAAAATTGATAAAAAAAGGAATAGCATTCGACTCGCCTACAAACTCATCAAATACAATTGTACCCGAAATAATCTTCGTACTTTCATCAAAGAAAGTACACAATTATTGTCGTATGAAGTCACGCAACATACTGCAAAAACAGGTGAAAAATACATCACGCAGTCTAAAATGGAATATTTTAAAATGTTCAATACGGCGTTGGGTGGTGGATTTATTGTTGGGATTTTATGCATCATCAAAGTGTTGCTTTCGAAACTTCACGCAAGCGATTTTGGTTATGCTTTTTTGTATAGTATGAATTATTCGATTGGTTTTATTGCGATATACCTTTTAGGATTTACGCTAGCCACCAAACAGCCCGCAATGACTGCCGCTGCTTTGATTAGAGCTTTACAAGAAGGAATGAAAAAGGAAGATTCTGAAGAAAAACACCAAGTATTTGCCGTATTTTTCGCCCGTGTATTTCGTTCGCAGTTTATTGCTTTTGTTGGGAATGTAATCATGGCTTTTCCGATTTCGTTGTTGGGAATTTGGTTGATTGATTTGGCTTTTGATTATAATATTGCCGGAACCAAATGGAAAACATTGGTGACCGATTTAAGTCCAATTCATTCTATGGCGATATTTCACGCTGCCATTGCTGGATGTTTCTTGTTTTTGTCGGGAATTATTTCAGGAAGTGTGGCGAACCGTGATAAACATTACGAAATTTATCAACGCATTAAAGAACATCCATTTTTAAAACGAACTTTCGGAAAAGTGAAAGCCGAAAAGTTTGCGAAAATTTATGAAATGAAATGGGCCGGATTTATTTCCAATTTCTGGTTTGGAATTTTTATGGGAACAACCGCTTCGGTGGGTGTTTTTTTCGGATTAAACTTAGATATTCGACACATTACTTTTGCCAGCGGAAATCTTGCTTTAGGACTTTATGGCTCCAATTATACGGTAGATACATGGATGATTTTTTGGGGTGTTTTTGGTATTGGTGTCATCGGATTGGTTAACTTTATTGTCAGTTTCAGTTTGTCGTTGGGATTGGCTTTTCGATCCAGAGATATTCCATTTACCGAGTTGCGAAGCATTACTGTTTCAATATGGCAACATTTTAAACGCAGACCATTTTCTTTCTTTTTTCCAACAGGAACCAATGCTTTAACCCAAGATGGAGGAGATAAAACTTCGCAAAATAATTCACATTGA
- the dinB gene encoding DNA polymerase IV — translation MEEIKLRKIIHIDMDAFYASVEQKDFPELIGKPLAVGGSEIRGVISAASYEARKFGVRSAMSGVQAKKLCPDLVFVRPRFERYSEISKIIRKIFYEYTDLVEPLSLDEAYLDVTQNKKGNPSASLLAQEIRKRIFEETGLTASAGISINKFVAKVASDYNKPNGQKTVNPDEVEPFLEALDIRKFYGIGKVTAERMYQFGIYTGKDLKNRSLEFLEQHFGKSGTHYYYIVRGIHNSPVKPNRISKSVGAERTFNENLSSEVFMEERLESIAKELEKRLQKHKIAGKTITLKIKYSDFSQQTRSKTLPYFISDKALLLETAKELLYQEKLKESVRLLGISLNNLNTEVKKTVVVQLRFEF, via the coding sequence ATGGAGGAGATAAAACTTCGCAAAATAATTCACATTGACATGGATGCTTTTTATGCTTCTGTGGAGCAAAAAGATTTTCCTGAATTAATAGGAAAGCCATTAGCCGTGGGCGGAAGCGAAATTCGAGGTGTAATTTCTGCCGCCAGTTATGAAGCCCGAAAATTCGGTGTTCGCAGTGCGATGAGTGGCGTGCAAGCCAAAAAATTGTGTCCCGATTTGGTTTTTGTGCGACCTCGATTTGAACGATACAGCGAAATTTCAAAAATAATCCGAAAAATTTTTTATGAATATACGGATTTGGTTGAACCGCTTTCGTTGGACGAAGCCTATTTGGATGTAACCCAAAACAAAAAAGGAAATCCGAGTGCTTCCTTACTCGCACAAGAAATAAGAAAACGCATTTTTGAGGAAACCGGTCTCACGGCTTCGGCTGGAATTTCCATTAATAAATTTGTGGCAAAAGTAGCTTCGGATTACAACAAACCGAATGGTCAAAAAACGGTCAATCCCGATGAAGTTGAACCTTTTTTGGAAGCATTGGACATCCGGAAATTTTATGGTATTGGAAAAGTCACCGCCGAACGCATGTATCAATTTGGCATTTACACCGGAAAAGATTTAAAAAACCGAAGTTTAGAATTTTTAGAACAACATTTCGGCAAAAGCGGAACGCATTATTATTACATTGTTCGAGGCATTCACAACAGTCCGGTTAAACCCAATCGCATTTCAAAATCGGTGGGAGCCGAGCGAACATTTAATGAAAATTTGTCCTCCGAAGTCTTTATGGAAGAACGTTTGGAAAGCATCGCCAAAGAACTCGAAAAACGATTACAAAAACACAAAATCGCCGGAAAAACAATAACTTTAAAAATAAAATATTCCGATTTTTCACAACAAACCCGGAGCAAAACATTGCCTTATTTTATTTCAGATAAAGCATTATTATTAGAAACCGCCAAAGAATTATTATACCAAGAAAAACTAAAAGAATCCGTTCGTTTGTTGGGAATTTCTTTAAATAATTTGAATACGGAGGTGAAGAAAACGGTAGTGGTGCAGTTGAGGTTTGAGTTTTAA
- a CDS encoding c-type cytochrome — MEKIVVVVVFMVLLSCQNKKQESFGVEKTAVPEVAENSVEAKIKLGESIFNGVGLCHTCHKPDQKVIGPSIKEIATIYKEQNADMVDFLRENAKPIVDPTQYEVMKTNFAVTKSMSDEELQAIELYMHSLIK, encoded by the coding sequence ATGGAAAAAATAGTTGTAGTAGTTGTTTTTATGGTGTTACTCTCATGCCAGAATAAGAAACAAGAATCTTTCGGAGTAGAAAAAACAGCTGTTCCCGAAGTAGCTGAAAATTCAGTAGAAGCAAAAATTAAACTTGGCGAAAGTATTTTTAATGGCGTTGGTTTATGTCATACGTGTCACAAACCGGATCAGAAAGTAATTGGACCGAGTATCAAAGAAATTGCTACTATTTATAAAGAACAAAATGCCGATATGGTCGATTTTCTTCGTGAAAACGCAAAACCAATTGTAGATCCAACTCAATATGAAGTGATGAAAACTAATTTTGCGGTTACTAAAAGCATGTCTGATGAAGAATTACAAGCAATTGAACTTTATATGCATAGTTTAATTAAATAA
- a CDS encoding CYTH domain-containing protein: protein MIEIERKFLVISDAFVEESFRQNRIVQGYLSSVPERTVRVRIKGEKGFLTVKGKGNESGMSRLEWEKEIPLNEAEQLLSICEKGVIDKIRYEVKKGNHVFEIDVFSGENDGLIIAEIELNSESESFEKPDWLGEEVTNDEKYYNACLSKNPYKNWTK from the coding sequence ATGATTGAAATCGAACGAAAATTTTTAGTGATTTCTGATGCTTTTGTTGAAGAATCTTTTCGTCAAAACAGAATTGTGCAAGGTTATTTAAGTTCGGTTCCGGAACGAACGGTTCGTGTTCGGATTAAAGGCGAAAAAGGTTTTTTAACCGTTAAAGGTAAAGGAAATGAGTCCGGAATGAGTCGTTTGGAATGGGAAAAAGAAATTCCACTCAATGAAGCTGAACAACTTTTGTCAATTTGTGAAAAAGGTGTGATTGATAAAATTCGTTACGAAGTAAAAAAAGGCAATCACGTGTTTGAAATTGATGTTTTTTCAGGCGAAAACGACGGATTAATTATTGCCGAAATTGAATTAAATTCAGAATCAGAATCGTTTGAAAAACCCGATTGGTTGGGAGAAGAAGTAACTAATGATGAAAAATATTATAATGCTTGTTTAAGCAAAAACCCTTATAAAAACTGGACAAAATGA
- a CDS encoding REP-associated tyrosine transposase — protein MSRNYKFHNPEGLYFISFAVVGWLDVFTRNEYKDLFIESLAFCQKNKGLKIHAWCIMTNHVHLVFRSSLGQKPELLIGDLKRFTSKSIVKALQENPRESRKEFLLDYFKNEAIKSSNVSNYQFWQHDNKPIELWSNKVIKQKIDYIHNNPVKAGLVYQPEDYVYSSAVDYAGGKGLIDNVVVFQIFDF, from the coding sequence ATGAGTCGTAATTACAAATTTCATAATCCCGAAGGTCTATATTTTATAAGTTTTGCTGTAGTAGGATGGTTAGATGTTTTTACCAGAAATGAATATAAAGATTTATTTATAGAAAGTCTTGCGTTTTGTCAAAAGAATAAAGGTTTGAAAATCCATGCTTGGTGCATTATGACCAATCACGTGCATTTAGTTTTTAGAAGTTCTCTTGGGCAAAAACCTGAATTATTGATAGGAGATTTGAAACGATTTACAAGCAAATCAATTGTTAAAGCACTACAGGAAAATCCGAGAGAAAGTAGAAAAGAATTTTTATTAGATTATTTTAAAAATGAAGCAATAAAAAGTTCAAATGTAAGTAATTACCAATTTTGGCAACATGATAATAAGCCGATTGAACTTTGGAGTAATAAAGTAATCAAACAAAAGATTGACTATATTCACAATAATCCTGTAAAAGCTGGCTTGGTATATCAACCGGAAGATTATGTTTACAGTAGTGCTGTAGATTATGCCGGCGGTAAAGGATTAATTGATAATGTAGTGGTTTTTCAGATATTTGATTTTTAA
- a CDS encoding DUF1573 domain-containing protein translates to MKSLKLSLFAIAATVLFSVGATAQEKKAEVKPAITTTPVAQKPTSPVTWKEVTYDFGDIKKGTPVSHDFTFTNTTKQTVIITNVKASCGCTATNYTKTPIKPGETANVTATYNAASAGAFTKTVTVSLNENEVPKVLTIKGKVIDPNPAPINQ, encoded by the coding sequence ATGAAATCATTAAAATTATCTTTATTCGCAATTGCTGCCACAGTATTATTTTCGGTTGGTGCAACAGCTCAAGAAAAGAAAGCAGAAGTTAAACCTGCTATTACAACCACTCCTGTTGCTCAAAAACCAACTTCTCCGGTAACTTGGAAAGAAGTAACGTATGATTTTGGAGATATTAAAAAGGGAACTCCTGTATCTCACGATTTCACTTTTACAAACACAACTAAGCAAACAGTTATTATTACAAATGTAAAAGCATCTTGCGGTTGTACGGCTACAAATTATACAAAAACGCCAATTAAACCAGGAGAAACAGCTAATGTTACAGCTACTTATAATGCAGCTTCAGCTGGTGCTTTTACTAAAACAGTTACTGTTTCTTTAAATGAAAATGAAGTGCCAAAAGTACTTACTATCAAAGGGAAAGTAATTGACCCTAATCCTGCACCAATCAATCAATAA
- a CDS encoding sensor histidine kinase, translating into MKFTRLNSIILAGFLCIVGVLVMQLLMLKQAYRFEKKDFEEKIHFALQDVVKRIYRDNKTELTITNQVKKITDDYYIVNLDDVFEHEVLEYYLKTEFEKVKLELDYEYAIYDCATDEMIYGSYISSDTGKPEKCEKCFKKNEGLIYYFGIRFPDLQHKFITSLGQYWIYTGILLLVLIIYVYSVILLLKQKKYTELQTDFINNMTHEFKTPLSSILIASQYATSQEEIKNNPKLAKYMQIITNQSHKLNHHIERILNVAKGDAKWIELEKNTINLKEILELVKENTLLKSNKKTIIHIDVSDKIKILADEFHFNNILFNLVDNAVKYCPENPEITIKSSETEKGITLEFTDNGSGISPQHIDYVFDKFYRVPRENKKDIEGFGIGLFYVKKIIDLHHWKISIKNNPTKGITVSIFIPKKDIL; encoded by the coding sequence TTGAAATTTACACGTTTAAATAGCATCATCTTAGCCGGATTTCTCTGTATTGTGGGCGTTTTGGTCATGCAATTGCTTATGCTTAAGCAAGCTTATCGATTTGAGAAAAAAGATTTTGAAGAAAAAATTCATTTTGCATTACAAGATGTGGTGAAACGAATTTATCGCGATAACAAAACAGAATTAACCATTACCAATCAAGTAAAAAAAATTACCGATGATTACTATATTGTCAATTTAGATGATGTTTTTGAGCACGAAGTATTAGAATATTATCTCAAAACAGAATTTGAAAAAGTAAAACTTGAATTAGATTATGAATATGCTATTTATGATTGTGCCACCGATGAAATGATTTATGGCAGCTACATTTCAAGCGATACCGGAAAACCCGAAAAATGCGAAAAATGCTTCAAAAAAAATGAAGGTTTGATTTACTATTTCGGAATTCGATTTCCCGATTTGCAACATAAATTTATCACTTCATTAGGTCAGTATTGGATTTACACCGGAATTTTATTATTGGTTTTAATTATCTATGTTTATTCAGTTATTTTATTGTTGAAACAAAAAAAATACACTGAACTGCAAACCGATTTTATCAATAACATGACGCATGAATTCAAAACGCCGCTTTCGTCTATTTTGATTGCTTCGCAATATGCCACTTCGCAGGAAGAAATTAAAAACAATCCAAAATTGGCCAAATACATGCAAATCATTACCAACCAAAGTCATAAATTGAATCATCATATCGAACGGATTCTAAATGTTGCAAAAGGCGATGCTAAATGGATTGAATTAGAAAAAAACACCATCAATCTGAAAGAAATTCTTGAATTAGTAAAGGAAAATACACTACTTAAATCAAACAAAAAAACGATTATTCATATTGATGTTTCAGATAAAATAAAAATTTTGGCAGACGAATTTCATTTCAATAATATTCTGTTTAATTTGGTAGATAATGCAGTGAAATATTGTCCTGAAAATCCGGAAATAACCATTAAATCATCTGAAACAGAAAAAGGTATTACATTAGAGTTTACCGATAACGGAAGCGGAATTTCACCTCAACATATTGATTATGTTTTTGATAAATTTTACCGCGTTCCGAGAGAAAATAAAAAAGACATTGAAGGTTTTGGCATTGGTTTATTTTATGTGAAAAAAATCATCGATTTGCATCATTGGAAAATTTCAATCAAAAATAATCCAACCAAAGGAATTACGGTTTCTATATTCATTCCCAAAAAAGACATTTTATGA
- a CDS encoding 3'-5' exonuclease: MIEKIKLDNILFLDIETVPEEENFKLLDEEKQYLFESKTQYQRKDEFTPEEFYDRAGIWAEFGKIICISVGYFTTKGDIRNFRVTTFFGDEKKILKDFSNLLNNHFNQPQHILCGHNAKEFDFPFIARRMIINQVEIPPKLNLFGKKPWEVPHIDTMELWKFGDYKHFSSMRLLTKVLQIPSPKDDIDGSEVAYVYYVEKDIDRIITYCEKDVIAVAQIFLRFRREDLLIEDEIIHV, translated from the coding sequence ATGATAGAAAAAATAAAGCTCGACAACATTTTATTTTTAGATATTGAAACCGTTCCTGAAGAAGAAAACTTCAAACTTTTGGATGAAGAAAAGCAATATCTGTTTGAATCCAAAACACAATACCAACGCAAAGACGAATTTACTCCAGAAGAGTTTTATGATCGTGCCGGAATTTGGGCAGAATTTGGTAAAATTATTTGTATTTCTGTGGGTTATTTTACAACCAAAGGTGATATACGAAACTTTAGAGTTACCACTTTTTTTGGTGATGAAAAGAAAATTCTAAAAGACTTCAGCAATTTATTAAATAATCATTTTAATCAACCACAACACATTTTGTGCGGTCATAATGCAAAAGAATTTGACTTTCCATTTATTGCCAGACGGATGATTATCAATCAAGTTGAGATTCCTCCCAAACTAAATTTATTTGGGAAAAAACCTTGGGAAGTTCCGCATATCGATACGATGGAATTATGGAAATTTGGCGATTATAAACATTTTTCTTCGATGCGATTACTAACAAAAGTGCTCCAAATTCCTTCTCCAAAAGATGATATTGATGGGAGTGAAGTGGCTTATGTTTATTATGTTGAAAAAGACATCGACCGAATCATAACTTACTGCGAAAAAGATGTAATTGCTGTTGCTCAAATTTTCTTGCGATTCAGAAGAGAAGATCTATTAATTGAAGACGAAATTATTCATGTGTAA
- the hemB gene encoding porphobilinogen synthase, with the protein MFPLRRNRRLRTNETIRSLVRETILSPCDFIVPLFVVEGKNVKEEIPSMPNYFRLSLDLLEKEVKELAKLNLKTVLVFVKVPDNLKDNKGTEALNPNGLMQRAVKVIKNAVSDMIVMTDVALDPYSSFGHDGVIENGIIANDVTSAILAEMSCSHAEAGADFVAPSDMMDGRILEIREALEDEGYVNTGIMAYSAKYASAHYGPFRDALDSAPVDAQDIPKDKKTYQMDYHNRIEAIRETRMDIDEGADIVMVKPGIAYLDIVREIKNAFDVPVAVYQVSGEYAMIKAASEKGWLDHDAVMMEQVTAIKRAGADMMASYFAKDVVKIIS; encoded by the coding sequence ATGTTTCCATTAAGAAGAAACCGAAGACTCAGAACCAACGAAACCATTCGCTCTTTAGTCCGCGAAACTATACTTTCTCCCTGTGATTTTATTGTTCCGCTTTTTGTTGTGGAAGGTAAAAATGTGAAAGAAGAAATTCCCTCTATGCCCAATTATTTTCGATTGAGTCTCGATTTATTGGAAAAAGAAGTGAAAGAATTAGCCAAATTGAACTTGAAAACGGTTTTAGTTTTTGTAAAAGTTCCGGACAACTTAAAAGATAACAAAGGCACCGAAGCGTTAAACCCAAATGGATTAATGCAACGAGCTGTGAAAGTGATTAAAAATGCGGTGTCGGATATGATTGTGATGACCGATGTAGCATTAGATCCGTATTCTTCTTTTGGCCACGATGGTGTAATTGAAAACGGAATAATTGCCAACGATGTAACTTCTGCCATTTTAGCCGAAATGAGTTGTTCGCATGCCGAAGCCGGTGCCGATTTTGTAGCTCCAAGTGACATGATGGATGGCAGAATTCTTGAAATTCGTGAAGCACTGGAAGACGAAGGATACGTTAACACAGGGATTATGGCATACAGTGCAAAATATGCCTCTGCTCATTACGGCCCTTTTAGAGATGCGTTGGATAGTGCTCCTGTGGATGCTCAAGACATTCCGAAAGACAAAAAAACCTATCAAATGGATTACCACAATCGTATTGAAGCCATTCGTGAAACGAGAATGGATATTGATGAAGGAGCAGATATTGTCATGGTAAAACCGGGAATCGCTTATTTAGATATTGTTCGCGAAATTAAAAATGCGTTTGATGTTCCGGTGGCGGTTTATCAAGTTTCGGGCGAATATGCGATGATTAAAGCGGCCTCGGAAAAAGGTTGGTTAGACCACGATGCTGTGATGATGGAACAAGTAACTGCCATTAAAAGAGCCGGTGCCGATATGATGGCAAGTTATTTTGCGAAAGATGTGGTAAAAATTATTTCATAA
- a CDS encoding DUF4421 family protein: MGVKIVIGLFLGGIGSVFAQQDSEENSHFTNYDDKVITSLYYFDTSNNFLFNYNLDGTDNYLEFQPNRREQIGVNLSYKFIDVSYGFSPSFFAKNKDNSDSKLFTLSTRLYHKKWMQSLTFINQKGFYVSNGEVQAPFPRMRTTKIGGTTSYIFNDKFSFKTIANQKEWQSKSAGSFIPNLSMYYTNFDLNDGGEDTKSNIFLTSLAPSYFYNFVINNHFLLSGGMSTGAGLTSVDGDVSTIYEWSASLKIGYNSDSFFTFVNLNYIDFIQDTTAQIRLNDEMSTVKTTVGYRFDPPKKVKEFYDKTTEKIGL; encoded by the coding sequence ATGGGTGTAAAAATTGTAATAGGACTTTTTTTGGGAGGAATCGGCAGCGTGTTTGCCCAGCAAGATTCTGAAGAAAACAGTCATTTTACAAATTATGATGATAAAGTAATAACCAGTTTATACTATTTTGACACATCCAACAATTTTTTATTCAATTACAATTTAGACGGAACAGATAATTATTTAGAATTTCAACCCAACCGTCGAGAACAAATTGGGGTGAATTTGAGTTATAAATTTATCGATGTTTCCTACGGATTTTCTCCTTCTTTTTTTGCGAAGAATAAAGACAATAGTGATTCAAAATTATTCACATTAAGCACACGATTGTATCATAAAAAATGGATGCAGTCGCTCACTTTTATCAATCAAAAAGGATTTTATGTTAGCAATGGCGAAGTGCAAGCTCCGTTTCCGCGAATGCGAACCACAAAAATTGGCGGAACCACTTCGTATATTTTTAATGACAAATTTTCATTCAAAACCATCGCCAATCAAAAAGAATGGCAATCAAAAAGTGCCGGAAGTTTTATTCCAAATCTTTCAATGTATTATACCAATTTCGATTTGAATGATGGTGGCGAAGACACCAAAAGCAATATTTTTCTGACTTCATTGGCTCCGTCGTATTTTTATAACTTTGTTATTAATAATCATTTCTTGCTTTCAGGTGGAATGTCAACCGGGGCAGGGCTTACGAGTGTGGATGGAGATGTATCGACTATTTATGAATGGAGTGCGAGCTTAAAAATTGGCTATAATTCCGATTCGTTTTTTACCTTTGTAAACCTGAATTATATTGATTTTATTCAGGACACAACCGCTCAAATTCGATTGAACGACGAAATGTCAACTGTAAAAACAACAGTAGGCTATCGTTTTGATCCGCCCAAAAAAGTAAAAGAATTTTACGATAAAACAACAGAAAAAATCGGATTGTAA
- a CDS encoding response regulator transcription factor: MSKKKILYVEDDETLGFLTADSLESQYDVAHYTNGQEGFNAFCNDEFDLCVLDVMLPDMDGFEIATQIRKRNQEIPIIFLSAKTMKEDRIKGLKLGADDYLVKPYSMEELTLKIEVFLNRSQKTSSKTNSTYLIGSFEFDPTNYCVSKGKEITNLTEREAALLKLFLDNKNTVLKREKILMELWGTDDYFMGRSLDVFISRLRKIFKEEPNIRIENIPRVGFKLLID; encoded by the coding sequence ATGAGTAAAAAGAAAATTTTGTATGTTGAAGATGATGAAACATTGGGTTTTTTAACCGCCGATAGTTTAGAAAGCCAATACGATGTGGCTCATTATACCAACGGTCAAGAAGGTTTTAATGCTTTTTGTAATGATGAATTTGATTTATGTGTATTGGATGTAATGCTTCCGGACATGGATGGTTTTGAAATTGCCACGCAAATCAGAAAACGAAATCAGGAAATTCCGATCATTTTTCTTTCAGCAAAAACAATGAAAGAAGACCGAATTAAAGGATTGAAATTGGGTGCCGATGATTATTTGGTGAAACCCTACAGCATGGAAGAATTGACGTTGAAAATTGAAGTTTTCTTGAATCGAAGTCAAAAAACATCTTCTAAAACAAATTCAACTTATTTAATTGGTTCATTTGAATTTGACCCAACCAATTATTGCGTTTCCAAAGGAAAAGAAATTACCAATTTGACCGAAAGAGAAGCCGCTTTGTTGAAATTATTTTTAGACAATAAAAACACTGTCTTGAAACGCGAAAAAATCCTGATGGAACTCTGGGGAACCGATGATTATTTTATGGGAAGAAGTCTGGATGTTTTTATTTCCCGTCTGCGAAAAATTTTCAAAGAAGAACCCAACATTCGGATTGAAAATATTCCTAGAGTTGGGTTCAAATTACTTATTGATTAG